One region of Primulina tabacum isolate GXHZ01 chromosome 1, ASM2559414v2, whole genome shotgun sequence genomic DNA includes:
- the LOC142508996 gene encoding uncharacterized protein LOC142508996: MIVTQPRMISKNEVQLTSKEEPEKIEIGIQRSVRVAPDLDPTTKHDLLACLNANPDVFDWSSQVLRGVRPKVMEHRLNVLPEARPIKQKKRHFDPEKDKIIMEHVDELLRAGHIRKVFFPIWLSNVVLVPKSSGKWMMCVDLRDLNKACPKDYYPLPMIDQLVDSTTGTYQRLMDKVFSAQVRMNVEVYVDDILVKSKGLADLIVDLCETFATLRYTAVEKLALALVSTARRLRPYFLSHPITFLTNSPLGKIMTHADISRRLVKWTTELGEYDIKYGPRTAIKAQALADFLIETLHVKVEELWKVYVDGSSTGEGSGVRVLLIFPKGDEVKLAVRLDFRASNNGTEYEAILAGLRAARQVRAARVHIFSDSQLVANQMNGSYDVKNERLMEYVKAIEAAKELFTELVFKQIPREENEGAVTLAKMAISLHIWKSRDVVVQVELSSYSNSSPPELEDND; this comes from the exons ATGATTGTGACTCAACCAAGAATGATCTCCAAAAATGAGGTTCAACTCACATCGAAGGAAGAGCCGGAAAAAATAGAGATAGGAATCCAGCGAAGCGTCAGAGTGGCGCCTGATTTGGATCCCACAACTAAGCATGATCTGCTAGCCTGTTTGAATGCCAATCCTGATGTGTTCGACTGGTCCTCACAAGTGCTTCGAGGGGTTAGACCAAAGGTCATGGAACATCGCCTCAACGTACTTCCTGAAGCCCGACCAATCAAACAGAAGAAGAGGCACTTTGACcctgaaaaagataaaataataatggagcATGTGGACGAGCTTCTTAGGGCTGGACACATACGGAAGGTCTTTTTCCCAATATGGTTATCAAATGTAGTCTTGGTCCCTAAGAGCTCTGGAAAGTGGATGATGTGTGTCGATTTAAGAGATCTGAACAAGGCTTGCCCAAAAGATTATTACCCCTTACCAATGATCGATCAACTGGTTGACTCCACCACAG GTACTTATCAAAGGCTCATGGACAAGGTTTTTTCAGCTCAGGTTAGAATGAATGTTGAggtctatgtggatgatattttggtgaAGTCCAAGGGTTTGGCTGACCTCATAGTGGACCTTTGTGAGACCTTTGCCACTCTAAG ATATACAGCGGTGGAGAAACTTGCCCTAGCCTTGGTCTCAACAGCTCGAAGGCTAAGGCCATACTTTCTATCTCACCCAATTACGTTCCTCACTAACAGCCCTCTCGGAAAGATAATGACTCATGCTGATATCTCAAGAAGATTGGTGAAATGGACCACTGAACTGGGAGAATACGACATTAAATATGGACCCAGGACCGCAATCAAAGCACAGGCCTTGGCCGATTTCCTGATTGAGACTCTGCATGTAAAGGTAGAAGAACTTTGGAAGGTTTATGTAGATGGCTCATCCACCGGTGAGGGCAGTGGAGTCAGAGTGTTATTAATCTTTCCAAAGGGGGATGAAGTAAAATTGGCTGTAAGGCTAGACTTCAGGGCATCTAACAATGGGACAGAATATGAAGCGATTTTGGCTGGTCTAAGGGCAGCACGGCAGGTCAGAGCAGCTCGAGTTCACATCTTCTCTGATTCTCAGTTAGTGGCCAATCAAATGAATGGGTCTTATGATGTCAAGAATGAACGATTAATGGAGTATGTTAAGGCCATTGAGGCGGCCAAAGAACTTTTCACAGAACTTGTGTTTAAGCAGATCCCAAGGGAGGAGAACGAGGGAGCCGTCACCCTCGCTAAAATGGCAATCTCACTTCACATTTGGAAATCAAGAGATGTGGTAGTACAAGTGGAATTAAGCTCTTATTCGAACTCCTCACCTCCCGAACTTGAAGACAATGACTAG